One window of the Leptotrichia massiliensis genome contains the following:
- a CDS encoding Gfo/Idh/MocA family oxidoreductase, giving the protein MMTIGIIGNGKSANRYHLPFLLQRKDKIKVKTIVTNNLENKTWERIDGIYYTDKIEELYNDSEIDLVVICLRSDLHYKYAKEVLEHGKNCLVEKPFVETLEEAQELFRLAKEKGLIVQPYHNRRFDSDFLTTMKVIESGKLGEILEIESNYDYYRAEVPENVNEYDGKQANTFLYGHGTHVLDQIISRYGNPDKVHYDVRQLLGTNRMNDYYDIDLFYERENGKSLKVSLKGSYFRIKPRASFIVYGTKGCFIKKTEDRQEEHLKLFYMPDNADFGIDLSKHYGTLIYYDDNGNYHEEKVISEKGDYGRVYDDLYEAIKNGKEKTVKDEQILCQIKILEEGSKDLK; this is encoded by the coding sequence ATGATGACGATAGGAATTATTGGAAATGGAAAAAGTGCAAACAGATACCATTTGCCATTTTTACTGCAAAGAAAAGACAAAATAAAAGTTAAGACTATTGTTACAAATAATTTGGAAAATAAGACTTGGGAGAGAATAGACGGGATTTATTACACTGATAAAATTGAAGAACTGTATAACGATTCTGAAATTGATTTGGTTGTTATCTGCCTGAGATCCGACTTACATTATAAATACGCTAAAGAGGTGCTGGAACATGGAAAAAACTGCCTTGTGGAAAAACCTTTTGTTGAAACTTTGGAAGAAGCACAGGAGTTATTTAGGTTAGCTAAGGAAAAAGGTCTAATTGTGCAGCCTTATCACAATAGAAGATTTGACAGCGATTTCTTGACCACAATGAAAGTTATTGAAAGTGGGAAATTAGGAGAAATTTTAGAAATTGAGTCTAACTATGATTATTATAGGGCAGAAGTGCCTGAAAATGTGAATGAATATGACGGGAAACAGGCAAATACATTTTTATATGGGCATGGGACGCATGTCTTGGATCAGATAATTTCACGATACGGTAACCCTGATAAAGTGCATTATGATGTAAGGCAGCTTCTTGGGACAAATCGGATGAATGACTATTATGATATAGACTTGTTTTATGAAAGGGAAAATGGTAAAAGTTTAAAAGTAAGTTTAAAAGGAAGCTACTTTAGGATAAAACCTAGAGCATCATTTATTGTATACGGAACTAAAGGATGCTTTATAAAAAAAACGGAGGATAGACAAGAAGAACATCTGAAGTTATTTTATATGCCAGATAATGCAGATTTTGGAATAGATTTGTCAAAACATTATGGGACGTTAATTTATTATGATGATAATGGAAATTATCATGAAGAAAAAGTTATTTCGGAAAAAGGTGATTATGGCAGAGTTTATGATGATTTGTATGAGGCAATAAAAAATGGGAAAGAAAAAACTGTTAAAGATGAGCAAATACTTTGTCAGATAAAAATTCTAGAAGAGGGAAGTAAGGATTTGAAATAG
- a CDS encoding SIMPL domain-containing protein (The SIMPL domain is named for its presence in mouse protein SIMPL (signalling molecule that associates with mouse pelle-like kinase). Bacterial member BP26, from Brucella, was shown to assemble into a channel-like structure, while YggE from E. coli has been associated with resistance to oxidative stress.), protein MKKIQFIIIPIILSFGLIISSALVSNAMNKANKDENRITVKGVAERRIKADKALINIVITQKSDNLDELKKQISDRETLVTDLIKSLKIDTNEYSIGNLRIQPNYLENALNTKQSSSNSTAMLPAVKISSYDGIETISIVTKNIDKAEEFYEKLSELKLESNNIEINMPKYFITNIERYKKDLVVDASRNAEIRAIEMLKVNNNEIGGLKNISQGQFEMLEDTEDVRRINENEANQIYKKLRVVVTATYLIKY, encoded by the coding sequence TTGAAAAAGATACAATTTATAATAATCCCTATAATATTATCCTTTGGATTAATAATATCTTCGGCATTAGTTTCAAATGCTATGAATAAAGCGAATAAGGATGAAAACAGAATTACGGTAAAGGGAGTCGCTGAACGTAGAATAAAAGCAGATAAGGCACTTATAAACATCGTTATTACTCAAAAGTCTGATAATCTGGATGAATTGAAAAAACAAATATCAGACAGGGAAACGTTGGTAACTGATTTAATTAAAAGCCTTAAAATTGACACAAATGAATATAGTATAGGAAATCTGCGTATTCAGCCCAATTATCTGGAAAATGCATTAAATACAAAACAATCATCTTCAAATTCTACAGCAATGTTACCAGCTGTTAAAATTTCTAGTTATGATGGAATTGAAACAATTTCAATAGTTACAAAAAATATTGATAAGGCAGAAGAGTTTTATGAAAAATTATCAGAACTTAAACTTGAAAGTAACAATATAGAAATAAATATGCCTAAATATTTTATAACAAATATTGAAAGATACAAAAAGGATTTAGTTGTCGATGCTTCAAGAAATGCTGAAATAAGAGCAATTGAAATGTTAAAAGTAAATAACAATGAAATTGGTGGGCTAAAAAATATTAGTCAAGGACAGTTTGAAATGCTTGAAGATACAGAAGATGTAAGAAGAATCAATGAAAATGAGGCTAATCAAATTTATAAAAAGTTAAGAGTAGTAGTAACTGCAACTTATTTGATAAAATATTAG
- a CDS encoding aspartate carbamoyltransferase regulatory subunit — MSEGRELLIRAIKNGIVIDHIPSEKVFAIVEILKLKEYSERITVATNMPSSSLRRKGIIKIEEKILEEKELNNISLLAPNVTINIIDNYEVVEKSKLEKLDKVIGLMKCDNPKCISNHENIETKFIRIKENTENLNENNLEEKEKYKCFYCEKVILEDEIQIQ, encoded by the coding sequence ATGTCTGAAGGAAGAGAATTACTGATACGGGCAATAAAAAATGGAATTGTAATAGATCACATCCCGTCAGAAAAAGTTTTTGCAATTGTGGAAATTTTAAAATTAAAGGAATATAGCGAAAGAATCACAGTCGCAACAAATATGCCAAGCAGTTCACTTAGGAGAAAAGGGATTATAAAGATTGAAGAAAAAATATTAGAAGAAAAGGAATTAAACAATATTTCACTGCTAGCTCCAAATGTTACAATAAACATAATTGATAATTATGAAGTTGTAGAAAAGTCAAAATTAGAAAAATTGGATAAAGTTATCGGACTTATGAAATGTGATAATCCGAAATGTATTTCGAATCATGAAAATATTGAAACAAAATTTATTCGTATAAAAGAAAACACTGAAAATTTAAATGAGAATAATTTAGAAGAAAAAGAAAAATATAAATGCTTTTATTGTGAAAAAGTAATTTTGGAAGATGAAATACAAATTCAATAA
- a CDS encoding dihydroorotase has product MAKNKITILKNGIDVFGKKIEILINGEIIQKISENIDESRFENNENTKIIDIEEKLVMPGVIDVHTHMREPGITYKEDFTTGSRACAKAGITTFYDMPNTIPTTTTLENLLEKKKLASEKAIVNFGFHFGGSKNDNVEEIKKVLSSGEANTVKIFMNVTTGEMLIEDDEILKKVFKNSKLVLVHAENEMIDKAIELNKNCGKGLYVCHIPSENELKKVINAKKNNELNTKEHPIYAEVTPHHLFLNTEIRESTERNKMLLRMKPELREKSDNEFLWEAINRGEIDTIGTDHAPHLISEKLEKIIFGMPGVETSLALMINAFNEGRISLEMIQKLMCENPAKIMKIEKRGKLEEGFFADIIVVDTQKEWIVAVDDTIESKCGWTPYENWKLKGKNTLTIVNGEIVYKNGKINDIHKGKEIDFSK; this is encoded by the coding sequence ATGGCAAAAAATAAAATTACTATTTTAAAAAATGGGATAGATGTTTTTGGAAAAAAAATTGAAATTTTGATAAATGGCGAAATTATTCAAAAAATTTCTGAAAATATTGATGAAAGCCGATTTGAAAATAATGAAAATACAAAAATTATTGATATTGAAGAAAAATTAGTAATGCCAGGAGTTATTGATGTGCATACACATATGAGAGAGCCAGGAATTACGTACAAAGAGGATTTTACAACAGGTTCACGTGCGTGTGCCAAAGCTGGTATTACGACTTTTTACGATATGCCCAATACGATTCCTACTACTACAACATTGGAAAATTTACTGGAAAAGAAAAAGTTGGCGAGTGAAAAGGCAATTGTGAATTTTGGATTTCATTTTGGTGGAAGCAAAAATGATAATGTTGAAGAAATAAAAAAAGTTCTAAGTAGTGGTGAAGCAAATACAGTAAAAATTTTTATGAATGTAACAACTGGGGAAATGCTTATTGAAGATGATGAAATATTGAAAAAAGTATTTAAAAACTCTAAGTTGGTGCTAGTCCACGCTGAGAATGAAATGATTGATAAGGCAATAGAATTAAATAAAAATTGTGGAAAAGGGCTTTATGTTTGTCATATCCCATCAGAGAATGAATTGAAAAAAGTTATAAACGCCAAAAAAAATAATGAATTGAATACAAAAGAACATCCAATTTATGCTGAAGTTACTCCCCATCATTTATTTTTAAATACTGAAATTCGTGAAAGTACAGAACGAAATAAAATGCTTTTGAGAATGAAACCTGAACTAAGGGAAAAATCTGACAATGAATTTTTGTGGGAAGCAATAAATCGTGGAGAAATTGACACAATTGGAACAGATCATGCTCCACATTTGATAAGCGAAAAGCTGGAAAAAATTATATTTGGAATGCCAGGAGTGGAAACTTCGCTTGCACTTATGATTAACGCTTTTAATGAAGGAAGAATATCGCTTGAAATGATTCAAAAATTAATGTGCGAAAATCCTGCAAAAATAATGAAAATTGAAAAAAGAGGAAAATTAGAGGAAGGTTTTTTTGCTGATATAATTGTTGTTGATACCCAAAAAGAATGGATTGTTGCTGTAGATGATACAATTGAGTCAAAATGTGGATGGACTCCTTATGAAAATTGGAAATTGAAAGGGAAAAATACATTGACAATTGTAAATGGTGAGATTGTTTATAAAAATGGAAAAATTAATGATATTCATAAAGGAAAAGAAATTGATTTTTCGAAGTAA
- a CDS encoding PTS lactose/cellobiose transporter subunit IIA: protein MAEEVLDIEMIAMTLIGHAGETKSLAYQAMNAAKAGKFDEAEEFMKQSTEQMLKAHELQTDLIVREAGGEKLDVGLIMVHSQDHLMTAILFKELAKEFIEVYKRLEQK from the coding sequence ATGGCTGAAGAAGTATTGGATATTGAAATGATTGCGATGACATTAATTGGACACGCAGGGGAAACTAAAAGTTTGGCTTATCAGGCTATGAATGCGGCGAAGGCAGGGAAATTTGATGAAGCGGAAGAATTTATGAAGCAGTCTACTGAGCAAATGCTGAAGGCACATGAATTACAGACAGATTTGATTGTAAGGGAAGCTGGAGGAGAAAAACTTGATGTTGGATTAATTATGGTACATTCACAAGATCACTTGATGACAGCAATTTTGTTTAAGGAGCTGGCAAAAGAATTTATCGAAGTGTACAAGAGATTAGAACAAAAATAG
- the pyrE gene encoding orotate phosphoribosyltransferase gives MANLTLEEKVAKALFDVKAVKINVGEPFTFASGIKSPIYCDNRYVLGFSDERDTIVEAFVERIDKNVDVIVGVATAGIPWAAFIADRIKKPLAYVRNKPKDHGAGKQIEGAEVKGKKVVVIEDLITTGKSSLIAVDVLQKEEVKELEVKSIFSYGFDSAKENYAKYSCKFSSLSNFDVLIKLLAQSDYLTQDEAKIALEWSKNPEKWGR, from the coding sequence ATGGCTAATTTAACACTGGAAGAAAAAGTGGCAAAGGCATTGTTTGATGTGAAAGCAGTAAAAATCAATGTGGGAGAGCCTTTTACGTTTGCGTCTGGAATAAAAAGTCCGATTTATTGTGATAACCGTTATGTATTAGGATTTTCAGACGAAAGAGACACGATTGTAGAAGCGTTTGTTGAAAGAATTGACAAAAATGTGGATGTGATTGTAGGAGTTGCAACTGCTGGAATACCTTGGGCTGCATTTATTGCTGACAGAATCAAAAAACCACTTGCGTATGTTAGAAATAAACCAAAAGATCATGGTGCAGGAAAACAGATTGAAGGTGCCGAAGTCAAGGGGAAAAAAGTCGTTGTAATTGAAGATTTGATTACAACTGGAAAAAGCAGCCTTATTGCAGTTGATGTACTTCAAAAGGAAGAAGTGAAGGAACTGGAAGTAAAATCAATTTTTTCTTATGGATTTGACAGTGCAAAGGAAAATTATGCAAAATATAGTTGTAAATTCAGTTCACTTTCAAATTTTGATGTTTTAATAAAATTACTAGCTCAAAGTGATTATTTGACACAGGATGAGGCGAAAATCGCTTTGGAATGGAGTAAAAATCCTGAAAAATGGGGAAGATAA
- the pyrF gene encoding orotidine-5'-phosphate decarboxylase, with product MSKIDERAKERIFVALDYDNMEGAKKLVEELGDNISMYKVGLESYLNTDGKLVDYLHEKGKKVFLDLKFHDITNTVKMACANAIKKNVFMFNIHCSNGSKTMKEVAELVKESKSESLLIGVTILTNLGENDIFEMFKSELKLEEIVLNLAKIARNSGMHGIVCSPQEAKDVKEKLGKDFMAVCPGVRPKFTLNADGKSNDDQTRIMTPAEAIKQGVDFLVVGRPITKAENPLESAKLVLEEISEAL from the coding sequence ATGAGTAAAATTGATGAGAGAGCAAAAGAAAGAATATTTGTTGCATTGGATTACGATAATATGGAAGGTGCAAAGAAGCTAGTTGAAGAGTTGGGAGATAATATTTCGATGTACAAAGTTGGGCTGGAAAGTTATCTTAATACAGATGGGAAACTGGTGGATTATCTTCACGAAAAAGGGAAAAAGGTGTTTTTGGACTTGAAGTTTCATGATATTACAAATACTGTGAAAATGGCTTGTGCAAATGCTATTAAAAAAAATGTATTTATGTTTAATATTCATTGTTCAAATGGAAGCAAAACTATGAAGGAAGTTGCTGAATTGGTAAAAGAAAGTAAATCAGAAAGTCTTCTGATTGGAGTAACAATTTTGACAAACTTGGGAGAAAATGACATTTTTGAAATGTTTAAAAGTGAGCTGAAATTGGAGGAAATTGTACTAAATCTTGCCAAAATTGCCAGAAATAGTGGAATGCACGGAATCGTATGTTCGCCACAGGAGGCAAAAGATGTGAAGGAGAAACTGGGGAAGGATTTTATGGCAGTCTGTCCAGGTGTACGTCCTAAATTTACACTAAATGCTGATGGAAAAAGTAACGATGATCAGACACGGATTATGACACCGGCAGAGGCGATAAAACAAGGAGTGGATTTTCTTGTAGTTGGACGTCCAATAACTAAGGCTGAAAACCCTCTGGAAAGTGCAAAATTAGTTTTGGAAGAAATTTCAGAAGCACTATAA
- the pyrB gene encoding aspartate carbamoyltransferase has translation MENIISMNDMKKEEILDILELAKKIEGCSEEEKLKFLHGKIISTLFFEPSTRTKMSFESAAMRLGANVLSLPPVEQSSVKKGESFRDTIKMVEAYSDVIVVRHPFDGAARLASETSQKPVINAGDGSNQHPSQTLLDLYTILEEKGTLENLQIAFVGDLKYGRTVHSLVKALTHFKPVIYFVAPQILQMPDYLLEDLKKNGIKYEILEDFRDCLDKIDVFYMTRIQKERFPDIEDYEKVRGIYVINRENIEGKCKDDMIILHPLPRVDEIDTNLDNTKYALYFKQAKNGIPVRQAMMMAVLKKDKEFFL, from the coding sequence GTGGAAAATATTATTTCTATGAATGATATGAAAAAAGAGGAGATTCTTGATATTTTAGAGCTGGCAAAGAAGATTGAGGGGTGTTCGGAAGAAGAGAAGTTGAAGTTTCTGCATGGAAAGATTATTTCGACTTTATTTTTTGAGCCGAGTACACGTACTAAGATGTCGTTTGAGTCGGCTGCAATGCGTCTTGGTGCAAATGTTTTATCATTACCCCCTGTGGAGCAGTCGTCTGTAAAAAAAGGGGAATCCTTTAGAGATACAATAAAAATGGTGGAAGCATATTCAGACGTAATAGTTGTAAGACACCCGTTTGACGGAGCAGCTCGGCTTGCCTCAGAAACTTCACAAAAACCTGTAATTAATGCAGGAGATGGCTCTAATCAGCACCCTAGCCAGACTTTACTCGACCTGTACACAATTCTGGAGGAAAAAGGGACACTTGAAAATTTACAAATTGCATTTGTTGGGGATTTGAAGTATGGAAGGACAGTTCATTCGTTGGTAAAGGCACTTACGCATTTTAAACCGGTAATTTATTTTGTAGCACCACAAATTTTGCAAATGCCAGATTATTTATTGGAAGATCTGAAAAAAAATGGGATAAAATATGAAATTTTAGAGGATTTCAGGGATTGTCTTGATAAAATTGACGTTTTTTACATGACTCGGATTCAGAAGGAAAGATTTCCAGATATTGAAGATTATGAGAAAGTAAGGGGTATTTATGTTATAAACCGTGAAAATATCGAAGGAAAATGTAAAGATGATATGATAATTTTGCATCCTTTGCCAAGAGTAGACGAAATTGATACAAATTTAGACAACACAAAATATGCTTTATATTTTAAACAGGCTAAAAATGGGATTCCTGTAAGACAGGCAATGATGATGGCTGTTTTGAAAAAAGATAAGGAGTTTTTTTTGTAA
- a CDS encoding replication initiation protein produces MDIYAPINKHFLENKKIKISFSKVLNKKEKYFLKFLFMEYKLLEKFEKATILQDVDLNEILEVLKFSTFEQLKKFLDNLQVKKLEFSIFSNDKIVLYGRFPILVSYNIVYSKIEFQFAREIQNARKNNTLFSLLRFDFLVFMGDEATYNFYTYLISDKNYNNDTVITLERLKEMFDTGDKYERFFDFEKQVLKKAIETINLFSDIKVVYKKIKVGEHVNNKVEKIRFKIIDNSKSSEEKNKELVQHINSIMDLIKNDVKDFHATYELIKKYILKKNYDYVYTNVIFTKKQFKNNIEKQLKKVLLLDLAQFSKTNFRNELEIINIKRKYITSFFLQLDVANILRQNHLEKELRIIVDDGYFNEILTLKHTQVMEKNFYDFKIYIQYFQNSESIIKFTKFL; encoded by the coding sequence ATGGATATTTATGCACCAATTAACAAACATTTTTTAGAAAATAAAAAAATAAAAATTTCATTTTCAAAGGTATTGAATAAAAAAGAAAAATATTTTTTAAAGTTTCTTTTTATGGAATATAAGTTGCTGGAAAAATTTGAGAAAGCGACTATTTTACAAGATGTTGATTTAAATGAAATATTAGAGGTGCTTAAATTTTCTACATTTGAACAATTAAAAAAATTTTTGGATAATTTACAAGTGAAAAAGCTGGAGTTCTCAATTTTTAGTAATGATAAAATTGTACTTTATGGACGATTTCCAATTTTGGTGTCTTACAATATTGTTTATTCCAAAATTGAATTTCAATTTGCAAGAGAAATTCAAAATGCTCGAAAAAATAATACTCTATTCTCACTTCTTAGATTTGATTTTCTAGTTTTTATGGGAGACGAGGCTACTTATAATTTTTATACTTATTTAATTTCTGATAAAAACTATAATAATGATACTGTAATTACGTTAGAAAGACTAAAAGAAATGTTTGATACTGGGGATAAATATGAACGTTTTTTTGACTTTGAAAAACAGGTTTTAAAAAAAGCGATTGAAACTATAAATCTTTTTTCTGACATTAAGGTTGTCTATAAAAAAATTAAGGTTGGAGAACATGTAAATAATAAAGTGGAAAAAATTCGTTTTAAGATAATTGATAACAGTAAATCTTCTGAAGAGAAAAACAAGGAGCTTGTTCAGCATATAAACAGCATTATGGACTTGATAAAAAATGATGTAAAAGATTTTCACGCTACTTATGAATTGATAAAAAAGTATATTTTGAAGAAAAATTACGATTATGTTTATACAAATGTTATTTTTACAAAAAAGCAATTTAAAAACAATATAGAAAAGCAGTTAAAAAAAGTTTTGTTGCTTGACTTGGCACAATTTTCAAAAACTAATTTCAGAAATGAATTGGAAATTATTAACATTAAGAGAAAATATATCACATCTTTTTTTCTTCAGTTAGATGTAGCAAATATTCTAAGACAAAATCATTTAGAAAAGGAACTCAGAATAATAGTCGATGATGGTTATTTTAATGAAATTCTTACTTTAAAACATACACAAGTTATGGAAAAAAACTTTTATGATTTTAAAATCTATATTCAATATTTTCAAAATTCAGAGAGTATTATAAAATTTACTAAATTTTTATAA
- a CDS encoding PTS sugar transporter subunit IIB: MKKILLCCAAGMSTSLLVNKMKAEAEKRGIEVEIWAEPLDKAKEEFAKADVVLLGPQVKYALPEAKKIAEENNINIDVINMVDYGMMNGAKVLDQALNLL; encoded by the coding sequence ATGAAAAAAATCTTATTATGTTGTGCAGCAGGAATGTCTACTAGCCTATTAGTAAACAAAATGAAAGCAGAAGCTGAAAAAAGAGGAATTGAAGTAGAAATTTGGGCAGAGCCACTTGATAAAGCAAAAGAAGAATTTGCAAAAGCTGATGTTGTTTTATTAGGACCACAAGTAAAATATGCTTTACCAGAAGCTAAAAAAATCGCTGAAGAAAATAACATTAACATAGATGTAATTAATATGGTTGATTATGGAATGATGAATGGTGCTAAAGTATTAGATCAAGCACTAAATTTACTTTAA
- a CDS encoding 6-phospho-beta-glucosidase, which yields MINKGFLEGFLWGGAVAAHQLEGGWNEGGKGPSTADVMTAGAHGVPREITDGIIEGKNYPNHEAIDFYHRYKEDVALFAEMGFKCFRTSIGWSRIFPNGDDEQPNETGLQFYDDLFDELLKYGIEPVITLSHFEIPYNLVKNYGGFRSRKVIDFFEKFAITVFERYKNKVKYWMTFNEINNQASNLDVDIFAFTCSGVTYKDGENREETMYQVVHNEFVASARAVRAGKKINPNFEIGCMVAFVPIYPYSCNPDDMMKSVEEMHKRWHFLDVHVRGEYPAYTKKMWERKGFNIHIEPQDLIDLKEGTVDYIGFSYYMSSVDKADKSDVESGDKLVGSVKNPYIKESDWGWPIDPVGLRYALNVMYERYNKPLFIVENGFGAIDVKDEKGEVHDDYRIDYLRRHIEEMQKAIEIDGVELLGYTPWGCIDLVSFTTGEMKKRYGFIYVDKNNDGSGTLERSKKDSFYWYKKVIESNGKEL from the coding sequence ATGATAAATAAAGGATTTCTAGAAGGATTTCTGTGGGGAGGAGCGGTTGCTGCTCATCAGCTTGAAGGTGGATGGAATGAAGGTGGAAAAGGACCAAGCACAGCGGATGTAATGACTGCTGGAGCACATGGAGTTCCCAGAGAAATTACTGATGGAATAATAGAAGGAAAAAATTATCCAAATCATGAAGCAATAGACTTTTATCATAGATATAAGGAAGATGTGGCATTGTTTGCGGAAATGGGATTTAAATGTTTTAGAACTTCTATTGGATGGAGCAGAATTTTTCCTAATGGAGATGACGAACAGCCCAATGAGACAGGACTGCAATTTTATGATGATTTGTTTGATGAATTATTAAAATATGGAATTGAGCCTGTAATTACATTGTCGCACTTTGAAATTCCGTATAATCTTGTAAAAAATTATGGTGGATTTAGAAGCAGAAAAGTAATTGATTTTTTTGAAAAGTTTGCAATTACCGTTTTTGAAAGATATAAAAATAAAGTAAAATACTGGATGACATTTAATGAAATCAATAATCAGGCTTCAAATCTTGATGTTGATATATTTGCATTCACTTGTTCTGGAGTTACTTACAAAGATGGCGAAAACCGTGAGGAAACAATGTATCAAGTTGTTCATAATGAATTTGTGGCAAGTGCAAGAGCCGTTAGAGCTGGTAAAAAAATAAATCCTAATTTTGAAATTGGATGTATGGTTGCGTTTGTACCGATTTATCCATATTCATGCAATCCTGACGATATGATGAAATCTGTAGAAGAAATGCATAAGAGATGGCACTTTCTTGATGTTCACGTAAGAGGGGAGTATCCTGCCTACACTAAGAAAATGTGGGAAAGAAAAGGATTTAACATACATATTGAGCCGCAGGATCTGATTGACTTGAAGGAAGGAACTGTTGATTATATTGGATTTAGCTATTATATGTCGTCAGTTGACAAGGCAGATAAATCAGATGTGGAAAGTGGGGACAAATTAGTCGGAAGTGTTAAAAACCCATACATAAAAGAATCTGACTGGGGCTGGCCAATTGATCCTGTTGGACTTCGATATGCTCTTAACGTAATGTACGAAAGATACAACAAACCTTTATTTATTGTAGAAAATGGTTTTGGAGCAATTGATGTGAAGGATGAAAAAGGCGAAGTTCACGATGATTATAGAATTGATTATTTAAGAAGACACATTGAAGAAATGCAGAAAGCGATTGAAATTGATGGTGTGGAACTTTTGGGATATACTCCTTGGGGATGTATTGACTTGGTTTCATTCACAACTGGGGAAATGAAAAAACGTTATGGATTTATTTATGTGGATAAAAATAACGATGGAAGCGGAACGCTGGAAAGAAGTAAAAAAGATTCATTTTACTGGTATAAAAAAGTAATTGAAAGTAATGGAAAGGAATTGTAA
- the efp gene encoding elongation factor P, translating to MKPAAELRQGSTYRKDNIPYLILKAERHQSTSGKRQRAAEVKFKTKELISGKIQEITVLATELMDDIILDRNQMQFLYEIDGEYNFMDQETFEQITLSTEDLGDAVNFLEEEMIIQVLMYEGTPVGVELPNTVVREVTYTEPGLKGDTIGRATKPATVSTGYTLQVPLFVAIGDKIKIDTRTGEYIERAN from the coding sequence ATGAAACCAGCAGCAGAATTAAGACAAGGAAGTACATATAGAAAGGACAACATCCCATATTTAATATTAAAAGCTGAAAGACATCAGTCAACATCAGGAAAAAGACAAAGAGCAGCAGAAGTAAAATTTAAAACAAAAGAATTAATTTCTGGAAAAATTCAGGAAATTACAGTTTTGGCAACAGAACTTATGGATGACATCATTCTTGACAGAAATCAAATGCAATTTTTATATGAAATTGATGGGGAATATAACTTCATGGATCAGGAAACTTTTGAGCAAATTACTTTGTCAACTGAGGATTTGGGAGATGCGGTAAACTTTTTGGAAGAAGAAATGATTATACAAGTGTTAATGTACGAAGGAACTCCAGTTGGTGTAGAATTACCAAATACTGTAGTTAGAGAAGTAACTTATACAGAGCCAGGACTAAAAGGAGATACAATCGGACGTGCAACAAAACCTGCCACAGTATCAACAGGTTACACTTTACAAGTACCTTTGTTTGTAGCAATTGGAGATAAAATCAAAATTGACACAAGAACTGGTGAATACATCGAAAGAGCAAATTAA
- a CDS encoding DUF4298 domain-containing protein produces the protein MKNDKIKRVEEMEKIMDKSADIFRKLNIVLDKLEENLSDYKKLDEYYSSENWFLDVEDFNNGVLPQDLKCGVLSEDGAYNLFGENHELAIKMVEIAAKMLRR, from the coding sequence ATGAAAAATGATAAAATAAAAAGAGTTGAAGAAATGGAAAAAATTATGGATAAATCAGCAGATATTTTTAGGAAACTGAATATAGTGTTGGATAAGCTGGAAGAAAATTTGTCAGATTATAAAAAGCTGGATGAATATTACAGCAGTGAAAATTGGTTTTTAGATGTAGAAGATTTTAATAACGGTGTTTTGCCACAAGACTTGAAATGTGGAGTTTTGAGCGAAGACGGAGCTTATAATTTGTTTGGGGAAAATCATGAGCTGGCAATTAAGATGGTGGAGATTGCAGCGAAGATGTTGAGAAGATAG